In the genome of Lactuca sativa cultivar Salinas chromosome 3, Lsat_Salinas_v11, whole genome shotgun sequence, the window CCACCAGAATTTTACTATTTTCATAATTTGTATAATGTATCTTTATATATAAGTTAGAAAATAAGGTAATATTAaggaaaacaaacaaaaatggTAATTTTGTCAGTTTACATTGTTTCTAATTTCATTTTTTACGAACCAAACAGAATTTGGAATTGATTCCAGTTTCATTTATTGCCAACCAAAGAAGATATGAAATTGGATTTAAATTTTTGACATATTCTTTTTTCAACTCCAATTTCAATTATTTCAGAAACATTTTGCGAACCAAATAATGTAAACAAACCGAACGGACACGGACAATGGTTTGtccatgttcgttcatttaagttAACCGAACAAAAGAGCGAATAAATGAACGAAATTTCATATTTGtgctcatttatatgtgtttgttAAGATGATAAACGAATATAAGCGACCATAAACGAATATAGTTTATAGAAATTatgcaaaaaaataataataataataaatcgaAAACGTCTATTCAATATTTACGTATACCTTTCGTTACgataaaaaaaagttattataTTTTTGGATAACTCATATAATACACGATAATATTCATTGTTAATAAAAGTTAGATGTTATTATATTTTTGGATAACTCATATAATACACGATAATattcatttttaataaaaattagatATCATTATATTGTTTTTTAGTTTAAAGACAAATTATATCAATTCATTGTATATATCAATCCTTACATCAATGAAAATAATTTATAGAAATTACACAAAAGAAAAATAGTAAAAGAATAAAGTAAAAATTACAAAAGTTAAAAAAGGTTTAAATGAAAACTCGTACCACTAATATGCCTGATATAACAAAAAGGTtgaattataatattttatatttccCATAAATCTTACGAATTCATTTATAACACGGGCCCATATTTAATCTAAAATTGGTAGTAGCCCACAATGTGCACTGAGCCCACTAGCCCACTATCCTTGACCTAATCATACCTTTATATACCACCGTAGCCGTCATTCTTACATCATTCTCCTCCTATTCTTACGTAGTCTCTCCTATTCTTCTTTACTGCTTTGCAAGGTCTATTACTATCTATTTGATCCGAGTCATGTCCAAAATACATTTCCTTTTAAACATTGTGTGCTGTTACTTTCATTCTAGCATGTCTCATTGTAATTATCGGTTATACGTATTTAATTCTTACACCAATTCTCTCCGATTCTCTCGCAGGAAATGGCTGATCATAGGCGGCAGTTAATGGAAGTTCATCGGAAGTTCGCTGTGCTGGCAGGGACGGCAACTCTGGTTGGCACCCTAAGTCTGACGGTGCTACTGACTCTGCCTGGCGGATACTACGATGGAGCGAAAGAAATACCAACGGTTTCTCCCCACATCCCAAACCGAACATCCGcatttccatttccatttccatctccacctccacctccacctgACCCACACAAAGTTGGAGAATCGAAGCTAAGCGATACCTGGAGCTTCAATCTAATAATGTATTCGGCTGGTTATGGTTTGCTTCTCTCTATGTTTGTTATCGTCGTTTACATGACTGGTAAAGGGGAAGAGTTGTGGAGGTGGAACAACGCTTATATCTTTTGCAGGAATGTCATGTGGGGAGCTACATTCCTGAGTTTCGAAGCTACAATAATGCTGATAATTAGCATTATTGGTTGTCATACCAATTTTGCGGTCTATATGGGAGCTGGTGGTCTGGTTATTCTTTTTGGTTCTGTGTATGCATCCTACGTTTTCTGGATAAAATGAGTAGCGTCGGTAAAATCAAGTAGTTGTTGTCAGGtctttgtttattatattatgAGTAGCGTCAGGtctttgtttattatattatgAGTAGCGTCAGGTTGTTGTTTCGAGTCTACGTTTTATATTATAAGTTGTTTCGAGTCTATGAGTCtactttttatattatatttgaaAGTAAATAACACGAGTCTGTTTTGATTTATGTTAATACGACtaatcttttttcttttttccttttccttccttctgtgtttttttttcctttatatGTTGTTTTTTTATTCTACCAAAAGTAATCATCTACCGGCATATGAAGTTGCTTTCCCACATCCTGAAACCGGAAAACAACACCATAAAACTTCAAGTGTACCACACCACAAAAATGTGTGCATCCCCAAGATGTTGTGCATAGCATCATTATGTACATAAAATAATGCTAAATGACATAAACATATGATAAAATAATGCATACAATGCAacataccaaataaaaaaaaaatccaaatccaaatctaGATATATTGGCAACTATTCTAAACTGATAATGATATACAAATTGAAATCACTCTAAAAATTAGTTAACCAAAAAAACCCGTACAAACCCAAAATCCATTTCATAGTCTAAATTAAGTACCATCTATTTCTTGGATTAATCCACAAACCCAACATCCAAAACTCCCAAATATAGATAAACAAAATCCTTCTTCTTTCTCGAACACAGACCTACAAAAACCACCAGCtctatataaaaaatgaaaaataaggaTAAACTATTGAAAAATAAGGTTAGAAACAACATATAAAAGGAAACATAGTTTTTTAGAAGTAGCTAGAAACAACAAATATACATAAAAACGTAAATAATCGGCGCATTGTCTCACCAATCACATCCTCATGCACCCATAACTTCTCTTTCCCACCAACCAATTTTAAGGGAGAGAAAGAAAACTTCTTTCCTGTTTCGAGAttttaaaaacacatttttatTCAATTTGAGTGTCTACCTTATTTCGAGATTTTAAAAACACGTTTTAGAAACACTGAAGACAATGTACTTAGGAGCAGATCGAGTCAAAATAGCCAGAGTTCAAACTCTCAAAGCCAAATTTGAGATGATGAACATGAGTGCATCATAGATCGTAAAcgattttttttgcaaaaattaaaGGTATTGTAAGCAATATTCGAGCTCTTGGTGAAACAGTTGAAGAATCTTATGTTGTGAAAAAGTTGTTACGAGTCGTACCCTTCAAATTCATTCAGCTTGCATCAACAATTGAACAATTTGGAGATCTCGACGAGATGACTTTTGAAGGTGGTTGGAAGATTAAAAGCTCATGAGATTTGTATTGGGGTTCATAAAGAATCCGAAGAGAAGAAGCTATTGTTAACACATGAAGAGTGGTCGGAACGGGCAAAGAAGAAAAATAATGAAGATCGTTCAAAACAACGtaacaataattataataataatcgAGGTGGTGGAACACGAGGACGAGGATGAGGAAGAGGTGGTTACAACAATTCCAACAACTCCAACAAATGACGAGGTGGTGGTAATCAACAAAACAAAGGAAAGAATGACTTGTATCAACCTCGTGATAATTCTAAAGTTCAATGCTATAATTTTCAAGAGTTTGGTCATTACGCTGCTGAGTGCAAGAACCCACATCGTGAGAGGAATCATGAAGCCAACCTAACTCAACAACAGAACGATCATGAGCCAACACTTATGCTTGCAAGCCAAGTATATGATGAAGTTTACTTGAATGAGGAAAAAGTT includes:
- the LOC122197045 gene encoding uncharacterized protein LOC122197045: MADHRRQLMEVHRKFAVLAGTATLVGTLSLTVLLTLPGGYYDGAKEIPTVSPHIPNRTSAFPFPFPSPPPPPPDPHKVGESKLSDTWSFNLIMYSAGYGLLLSMFVIVVYMTGKGEELWRWNNAYIFCRNVMWGATFLSFEATIMLIISIIGCHTNFAVYMGAGGLVILFGSVYASYVFWIK